Genomic DNA from Coffea arabica cultivar ET-39 chromosome 7e, Coffea Arabica ET-39 HiFi, whole genome shotgun sequence:
TTTTGCACTAGAGTTGGCTCACTAACCTGACCAAGTAAAGCAACTTAATTTCTCTCAAGTTAGTTAAAGTGGGGAAAACTGAACAGTAGATTCCAGTGGCATCATTTTGAGTAGTTACTTGCATCTTCATATGGTACTAATAGATGCCAACAAGTGTGAGAGAAACAGGTTTATATTGACAGAAGAAGTCTCGAAATTTTGTTCTTACGACATTTATCTCTGCAATGTAGAAGCCTTTATTGGTGTGAATATTGGGACAGACCTCTCGGACATGCCAGACCCAACTCAAGTAGTAGCCCTACTTAAAAAGCAGCAAATCCGATATGTTAGGCTATACAATGCAGATCGTGGAATGCTTCTTGCGCTTGCCAATACAGGAATTAAAGTTGCTGTCTCCGTTCCAAATGAGCAACTCCTAGCAATAGGCCAGTCCAATTCAACTGCAGCTAATTGGGTCTCACAAAATGTTGTGTCACACTACCCAGCTACCAATATTACTACAGTTTGTGTTGGCTCAGAAGTTTTTACCTCTCTTCCCAATGCAGCACCTATACTTGTCAATGCCCTCAGGTTCATTCAGTCAGCTCTCGTAGCATCAAATCTTGACAGGCAAATCAAAGTTTCAACACCTCTTCCTTCTTCCATTATCCTCGATCCATTTCCCCCGTCTCAAGCCTTCTTTAATCACTCTTTGAACAGAGTTCTAGTCCCCATGCTTAGTTTCTTGCAATCCACGGGATCATATTTCATGCTAAATGTATATCCTTACTACGATTATATGCAGTCTAATGGTGTCATTCCATTGGATTATGCGCTCTTCAAGCCCCTTCCTGCAAACAGAGAAGTTGTTGATGCCAACACACTCCTTCACTACACCAATGTCTTTGATGCGATGGTTGATGCTGCTTTCTTTGCAATGGCATCACTTAACTTCACCAACATTCCTGTTCTAGTGACTGAGTCAGGTTGGCCATCGAAAGGCGACTCCCATGAGCCAGATGCCACAATAGAAAATGCCAACACCTACAACAGCAATCTAATAAGACATGTCCTGAATAAAACTGGAACTCCTAAACACCCTGGAATTGCTGTTAG
This window encodes:
- the LOC113699172 gene encoding glucan endo-1,3-beta-glucosidase 2-like → MALLFLLLLVVVSAASADEEAFIGVNIGTDLSDMPDPTQVVALLKKQQIRYVRLYNADRGMLLALANTGIKVAVSVPNEQLLAIGQSNSTAANWVSQNVVSHYPATNITTVCVGSEVFTSLPNAAPILVNALRFIQSALVASNLDRQIKVSTPLPSSIILDPFPPSQAFFNHSLNRVLVPMLSFLQSTGSYFMLNVYPYYDYMQSNGVIPLDYALFKPLPANREVVDANTLLHYTNVFDAMVDAAFFAMASLNFTNIPVLVTESGWPSKGDSHEPDATIENANTYNSNLIRHVLNKTGTPKHPGIAVSAYIYELYNEDTRPGPLSEKNWGLFDGNGVPIYILRLTGSGSVLANDTTNQTYCAAKDGADSKMLQAALDWACGPGKVDCSPLLQGQPCYEPDTVSAHATYAFDAYYQKNGQAPLACDFNGVAAITTTNPSHGSCLFLGSSDKNATFLNSTAPAMSSKSSGSPAQQCNPVSAAYFMIVVVSIASALLL